The following coding sequences are from one Longimicrobium sp. window:
- the treZ gene encoding malto-oligosyltrehalose trehalohydrolase — FMATMLLSQGVPMICGGDEMGRTQRGNNNAYCQDNEISWIDWDLTAADRTMLEFTRRVAKLRADHPTFRRRKFFRGRGIRGSDVKDVTWVRPDGREMTDEEWNAGFVRCFGMVLGGEMEEWDEQGQRMSDDTFLLLFNADGGAIDFTLPDVGPARGWMVVLDTNEPDLEEGTRHYHDCDTLKMEGRSMVVLCESNEERTGDDVSAVDVSTLPIGASVEENGTRFRVWAPGHETMDVVLYGPDAERVVPMEAEGEGYWSAFVEGVGAGARYKLRLDGGDTFPDPASRAQPEGVHGPSEVVDPSAFRWTDAGWKGMPLEEMVIYELHVGTITEEGTFDALVRRLDDLVELGVTAIEPMPVATFPGARNWGYDGVGLFAPAAPYGGPEGLRRLVDAAHARGLAVVMDVVYNHFGPEGNYLPAFTSGKVFNEAHQTPWGAAVNYDGEGSAAMREFVIQNAVHWAIEYHVDGLRLDATHAIMDDSPRHVLTELAERARASVPGRHFVLIAEDDRNERQVVTPTAEGGLGLDGVWADDFHHQVRVKTAGDRESYFADFTGSAADLADTLQKGWYFEGQLAEHRGEERGTPAADLPPRAFVHCIQNHDQVGNRPLGDRLHDVVGLPAYRAASALLLLSPYTPMLWMGQEWAASSPFQYFTDHPEELGKLVTEGRRNEFKSFSAFSDPANRERIPDPQSPATFERSRLRWEESERPPHAGILALYRTLLRLRREHPALRRRARKDFTVAVLGDDGVALRRRGAAGEPDLMVIANFGDSLTADLAALDETRPESGWRLLLSTEEARFGGEAEGSLATLTREGRLEMRGAGAVVLEG, encoded by the coding sequence CTTCATGGCGACCATGCTCCTGTCACAGGGGGTGCCCATGATTTGCGGAGGCGACGAGATGGGGCGCACGCAGCGCGGCAACAACAACGCGTACTGCCAGGACAACGAGATCTCCTGGATCGACTGGGATCTCACCGCCGCAGACCGCACCATGCTGGAGTTCACGCGCCGAGTGGCGAAGCTGCGGGCCGACCACCCCACCTTCCGCCGCCGCAAGTTCTTTCGGGGGCGCGGGATACGCGGGTCGGACGTCAAGGACGTCACCTGGGTGCGCCCCGACGGCCGCGAGATGACCGACGAGGAGTGGAACGCCGGCTTCGTGCGCTGCTTCGGGATGGTGCTGGGCGGCGAGATGGAGGAGTGGGACGAGCAGGGCCAGCGCATGTCCGACGACACCTTTCTGCTCCTCTTCAACGCGGACGGCGGGGCGATCGACTTCACCCTCCCCGACGTGGGCCCGGCGCGGGGGTGGATGGTGGTGCTGGACACGAACGAGCCGGATCTGGAGGAGGGGACCCGCCACTACCACGACTGCGACACCCTCAAGATGGAGGGGCGCTCGATGGTGGTGCTGTGTGAATCGAACGAAGAGCGAACCGGAGACGACGTGAGCGCAGTGGACGTATCCACGCTCCCCATCGGGGCGAGCGTCGAAGAGAACGGAACGCGGTTTCGCGTGTGGGCGCCGGGCCACGAGACGATGGACGTGGTGCTCTACGGCCCGGATGCCGAGCGCGTCGTGCCGATGGAGGCGGAGGGCGAGGGGTACTGGAGCGCGTTCGTGGAGGGAGTGGGCGCGGGCGCCCGCTACAAGCTGCGCCTGGACGGCGGCGACACCTTTCCCGATCCCGCCAGCCGCGCCCAGCCGGAGGGGGTGCACGGCCCGTCCGAAGTGGTGGACCCGAGCGCCTTCCGCTGGACCGACGCCGGCTGGAAGGGGATGCCGCTGGAGGAGATGGTCATCTACGAGCTGCACGTGGGGACGATCACGGAGGAGGGGACCTTTGACGCGCTGGTCCGCCGCCTGGACGACCTGGTGGAGCTCGGCGTGACGGCCATCGAGCCGATGCCCGTGGCCACCTTCCCCGGCGCGCGCAACTGGGGGTACGACGGCGTGGGGCTCTTTGCGCCCGCGGCGCCGTACGGCGGGCCGGAGGGGCTGCGCCGGCTGGTGGACGCGGCGCACGCGCGCGGCCTGGCCGTGGTGATGGACGTGGTCTACAACCACTTCGGGCCGGAGGGGAACTACCTTCCCGCCTTCACCAGCGGCAAGGTCTTCAACGAAGCGCACCAGACCCCCTGGGGCGCCGCCGTCAACTACGACGGCGAGGGGAGCGCGGCGATGCGCGAGTTCGTCATCCAGAACGCCGTGCACTGGGCCATCGAGTACCACGTGGACGGCCTGCGCCTGGACGCCACGCACGCCATCATGGACGACTCGCCGCGCCACGTCCTGACCGAGCTGGCGGAGCGGGCGCGCGCCTCCGTCCCCGGCCGCCACTTCGTGCTGATCGCCGAGGACGACCGCAACGAGCGCCAGGTGGTGACCCCCACCGCCGAGGGAGGGCTGGGGCTGGACGGCGTGTGGGCCGACGACTTCCACCACCAGGTGCGCGTGAAGACGGCCGGCGACCGCGAGAGCTACTTCGCGGACTTCACCGGGAGCGCCGCGGACCTGGCGGACACGCTGCAGAAGGGTTGGTACTTCGAGGGGCAGCTCGCGGAGCACCGCGGCGAGGAGCGGGGCACCCCGGCCGCGGACCTTCCGCCGCGCGCCTTCGTGCACTGCATCCAGAACCACGACCAGGTGGGGAACCGTCCGCTGGGCGACCGGCTGCACGACGTGGTGGGGCTCCCCGCCTACCGCGCCGCCAGCGCGCTCCTCCTCCTCTCCCCCTACACGCCGATGCTGTGGATGGGGCAGGAGTGGGCCGCGTCATCGCCCTTCCAGTACTTCACGGACCACCCGGAGGAGCTTGGCAAGCTGGTGACGGAGGGGCGCCGCAACGAGTTCAAGTCGTTCTCCGCCTTCAGCGACCCGGCCAACCGCGAGCGCATCCCGGACCCGCAGTCGCCCGCGACGTTCGAGCGCTCGCGCCTGCGCTGGGAAGAGAGCGAGCGCCCGCCGCACGCTGGCATCCTGGCGCTCTACCGCACGCTCCTGCGCCTGCGCCGAGAGCACCCCGCCCTCCGGCGCCGCGCCCGCAAGGACTTCACCGTCGCCGTGTTGGGCGATGACGGTGTGGCCCTGCGCCGCCGCGGCGCCGCGGGCGAGCCGGACCTGATGGTGATCGCCAACTTCGGCGACTCCCTCACCGCCGACCTCGCCGCGCTCGACGAGACGCGGCCTGAGTCTGGTTGGCGGCTGCTGCTGTCCACCGAGGAAGCGCGCTTCGGCGGCGAGGCGGAGGGTTCGCTTGCGACGCTGACACGTGAGGGGCGGCTGGAGATGCGGGGGGCGGGGGCGGTGGTGCTGGAGGGGTAA